One Tunturibacter gelidoferens genomic region harbors:
- a CDS encoding glycoside hydrolase family 2 TIM barrel-domain containing protein, whose protein sequence is MYSRRNFLKTGATAVAASWLPALPLQASIATLGRNTNPAADTPHTRRLSEGWEFLQGSLGSPWEAWHSEEVAVWQPIAMPHCFNAYDGCDPDIPYYRGNGWYRSHVPIANPFPNGRTLLHFEGAGQTNTVYVGEKLAGKHTGGYDEFVFDITDLLPDASQTAADPASAPTKSKVKKPAGIPISILCDNSRDQDRMPSDLSDFSLYGGMYRHVSLVYVPAVSLETIHIRTDLPTPTSPAKITILGSLHNPASSSEQLNLSIEVVNAKGTLVHQSAHKLPPWHDATELISFTIAKPQLWSPSDPQLYECRITLHASAANNADADYTARETFGIRHTEFVQHGPFKLNGERLLLRGTHRHEDHAGFAAAMPDDLINQEMQLIKDMGVNFIRLAHYQQSRRVLEHCDRLGILVWEEIPWCRGGIGNDTFQEMGRRTLRNMIAQHYNHPSILLWGLGNEDDWPTEYPDVNQQAIRTYLQELNTLSHQLDPSRLTTIRRCDFARDIPDVYSPSIWAGWYRGTYPEYQKTLETERERVNHLFHAEWGADSHAGRHSEDPDKVLGKIVTGKGTDERGMDYLLTGGQTRVSKDGDWSETYACNLFDWYLKTQETLPWLTGSAQWIFKDFTTPLRVENPIPRINQKGLIERDMTKKESYFVFQSYWTEVPMAHIYGHTWPIRWGTEGEQKMVKVYSNCDTAELFVNGKSAGTKQRSSQDFPAAGLRWTTPFATGKNTLRVVATKAGKTITDEITFIYQTEPWGAPADLKLTERSRTTIDGKETVTVEAKLYDAKGILCLDARNRLRFTIAGLGTLIDNRGTTKASRVVEMSNGRAEITIIRNNSSSVVSVTTPGMQAAFYTIP, encoded by the coding sequence ATGTACTCGCGACGAAATTTTCTAAAGACTGGCGCGACCGCCGTCGCAGCTTCGTGGCTCCCTGCTCTCCCCTTACAAGCCTCCATCGCAACCCTTGGCCGCAACACCAATCCAGCGGCCGACACACCCCACACGCGTCGGCTCAGCGAAGGATGGGAGTTCCTCCAGGGCTCTCTCGGCAGCCCATGGGAGGCATGGCACAGCGAAGAGGTCGCCGTCTGGCAGCCCATCGCCATGCCCCACTGCTTCAACGCCTACGACGGCTGCGACCCCGACATCCCCTACTACCGCGGCAACGGCTGGTACCGCAGCCACGTCCCCATCGCCAACCCCTTCCCCAACGGACGCACCCTCCTTCACTTCGAAGGAGCCGGCCAAACTAATACCGTCTATGTGGGTGAAAAATTAGCAGGAAAACACACCGGAGGCTACGACGAGTTCGTCTTCGATATCACCGACCTGCTCCCCGACGCCTCCCAGACAGCAGCAGATCCAGCTTCCGCTCCGACGAAATCAAAAGTTAAGAAGCCCGCAGGCATCCCCATCTCAATCCTCTGCGATAACTCCCGCGATCAGGACCGCATGCCCTCCGACCTCAGCGACTTCAGTCTCTACGGCGGTATGTACCGTCACGTAAGCCTCGTCTACGTTCCCGCAGTCTCGCTCGAAACAATTCACATCCGCACCGATCTGCCCACACCGACAAGTCCCGCGAAGATCACAATCCTCGGCTCCCTGCACAACCCCGCCAGTTCCTCCGAGCAACTCAATCTCTCCATAGAAGTGGTCAACGCAAAAGGCACCCTGGTCCATCAATCGGCCCACAAGCTCCCACCTTGGCACGACGCAACCGAACTCATCAGCTTCACCATCGCAAAACCGCAGCTATGGAGCCCCTCCGACCCACAACTCTACGAGTGCCGCATCACCCTCCACGCCTCAGCAGCCAACAACGCAGACGCTGACTACACCGCGCGCGAGACCTTCGGCATTCGCCACACCGAGTTCGTCCAGCACGGCCCCTTCAAACTCAACGGCGAGCGTCTCCTCCTCCGCGGCACCCATCGCCACGAAGATCACGCAGGCTTCGCCGCCGCCATGCCCGACGATCTCATCAACCAGGAGATGCAGCTCATCAAGGACATGGGCGTCAACTTCATCCGCCTCGCCCACTATCAGCAATCACGCCGCGTCCTCGAGCACTGCGACCGCCTCGGCATCCTAGTCTGGGAAGAGATCCCCTGGTGCCGCGGCGGCATCGGCAACGACACCTTCCAGGAGATGGGCCGCCGCACCCTCCGCAACATGATCGCCCAACACTACAATCACCCCAGCATCCTCCTCTGGGGCCTCGGCAACGAGGACGACTGGCCCACCGAATACCCGGACGTCAACCAGCAGGCCATCCGCACCTACCTGCAGGAGCTCAATACCCTCTCGCACCAACTGGATCCCTCACGCCTCACGACCATCCGCCGCTGCGACTTCGCCCGCGACATCCCCGACGTCTACTCGCCCTCCATCTGGGCCGGCTGGTATCGCGGCACCTACCCGGAGTACCAGAAGACCCTCGAAACCGAGCGTGAGCGCGTCAACCATCTCTTCCACGCAGAGTGGGGAGCCGACAGCCACGCCGGTCGCCACTCTGAAGACCCCGACAAAGTCCTCGGCAAAATTGTAACTGGTAAAGGTACAGATGAACGCGGCATGGACTATCTCCTCACGGGCGGCCAGACCCGCGTATCCAAAGACGGCGACTGGTCGGAGACCTACGCCTGCAACCTCTTCGACTGGTACCTCAAAACCCAGGAGACTCTCCCCTGGCTCACCGGCTCCGCCCAGTGGATCTTCAAAGACTTCACCACTCCCCTCCGCGTAGAAAATCCCATCCCGCGCATCAACCAAAAAGGCCTCATCGAACGAGACATGACGAAGAAGGAGAGCTACTTCGTCTTCCAGTCCTACTGGACCGAAGTCCCCATGGCCCACATCTACGGCCACACCTGGCCCATTCGCTGGGGCACCGAAGGCGAACAGAAGATGGTCAAGGTCTACTCCAACTGCGACACCGCCGAGCTCTTCGTCAATGGCAAATCCGCCGGCACAAAACAACGCAGCAGCCAGGACTTCCCCGCCGCCGGCCTCCGCTGGACGACTCCCTTCGCCACCGGCAAAAACACCCTCCGCGTCGTAGCCACCAAAGCCGGTAAAACCATCACCGACGAAATCACCTTCATCTATCAGACAGAGCCCTGGGGCGCTCCCGCCGACCTAAAACTCACCGAAAGATCCCGCACCACCATCGACGGCAAAGAGACCGTCACCGTCGAAGCAAAGCTCTACGACGCAAAAGGCATCCTCTGTCTTGACGCCCGCAACCGCCTGCGCTTTACCATCGCCGGTCTCGGCACCCTCATCGACAACCGCGGCACCACCAAAGCCTCCCGCGTCGTAGAAATGTCCAACGGCCGCGCCGAAATCACCATCATCCGCAACAACAGCTCCTCCGTAGTCAGCGTCACAACCCCCGGCATGCAAGCCGCCTTCTACACCATCCCCTAG
- a CDS encoding ROK family transcriptional regulator: MPTTHSARFTFTRRQSASNKTPRQINRNLVFNLIRTRQPLSRADLARVSGLQRSTVSLIVEDLIKERWILEGSTGRPPRGRRPTFLELNHQRAVIALDIHPSQTTVAVTDLGGKIVAQNVVELPEDPKKAIQPIISAIRKLIAAHSDKSFDGIGISLPGRADPLRDEPIFAPNLKWPISSIKSRIQKATGLRVEMDNVANACALSEVWFGDSDGLHDLVVVNVSEGIGTGIFANGQLLRGANGMAGEFGHVQMEMNGPRCGCGGRGCWETVGSNRAGLRYYEEMSGASAPPTFAALVKMAQSHDANAVKALEKMSSFLGRGLRMVANALAPSEIVVVGDITAAWYLFGPIVESELKQNALSKAPRLRPAFEGNTARLRSAVALVMNGSLV; this comes from the coding sequence ATGCCCACCACACATTCGGCTCGGTTCACCTTTACCCGCAGACAGAGCGCGTCGAACAAAACGCCTCGCCAGATCAACCGGAACCTTGTCTTCAATCTGATTCGAACTCGTCAGCCGTTGTCACGTGCCGATCTTGCCCGCGTCTCGGGTCTGCAGCGCAGCACGGTCTCGCTGATCGTCGAAGACTTGATCAAGGAGAGGTGGATTCTGGAGGGTTCGACGGGGCGGCCACCTCGTGGTCGCAGACCGACTTTTCTCGAATTGAATCATCAGCGTGCTGTGATTGCGCTGGACATTCATCCGTCGCAGACGACGGTTGCGGTGACTGATCTTGGCGGGAAGATTGTGGCGCAGAATGTGGTCGAGCTGCCGGAGGATCCGAAGAAGGCGATTCAGCCGATTATCTCTGCGATTCGGAAGCTGATCGCGGCGCATAGCGACAAATCGTTTGACGGAATTGGCATCAGTCTGCCGGGTCGAGCTGACCCGCTTCGCGACGAGCCGATCTTTGCGCCGAACTTGAAGTGGCCCATCTCGAGTATCAAGTCGCGTATTCAAAAAGCTACGGGGCTGCGCGTTGAGATGGATAACGTCGCAAATGCGTGCGCGCTGTCGGAGGTCTGGTTCGGCGACAGCGATGGCTTGCATGACCTGGTGGTGGTGAATGTTTCAGAGGGAATTGGAACGGGAATCTTTGCCAATGGGCAGTTGCTTCGCGGCGCAAACGGCATGGCGGGAGAGTTTGGCCATGTGCAGATGGAGATGAATGGACCGCGGTGCGGGTGTGGGGGGCGAGGGTGCTGGGAGACTGTCGGCTCGAATCGCGCGGGTCTGCGCTACTACGAAGAGATGAGTGGGGCGAGCGCGCCGCCTACCTTTGCAGCGCTGGTGAAGATGGCGCAGTCCCATGATGCCAATGCGGTCAAAGCTCTTGAGAAGATGTCTTCGTTTCTTGGACGGGGATTGAGGATGGTTGCCAATGCCCTGGCTCCGAGTGAGATTGTGGTCGTTGGGGATATTACGGCTGCGTGGTATCTGTTCGGGCCGATCGTTGAGTCTGAACTCAAACAGAATGCTCTTTCGAAGGCGCCGAGGTTACGGCCTGCCTTTGAAGGGAACACGGCGCGGTTGCGGAGTGCAGTTGCACTGGTAATGAATGGGAGTCTGGTTTAG
- the purH gene encoding bifunctional phosphoribosylaminoimidazolecarboxamide formyltransferase/IMP cyclohydrolase codes for MIEHDVASLAAPTDLRQIRRALLSVTDKTGLVDFARVLASFGVDLVSTGGTARALREAGLPVRDISDLTGFPEMLDGRVKTLHPKVHGGILHIRDNAEHMASVAEHQIEPIDMVVVNLYAFEKTANRPGVAFAEVIENIDIGGPSMVRSAAKNFADVAIVTSVADYSRLADEMAANSGGLSHATRWRLAKTAFAVTAAYDAGIATALESIETPSGKAIFSREQLPTTIRVNDVLLKSLRYGENPHQKAALYTDGSDKGVANAKQLQGKELSYNNIVDLDACWELVSEFDEPAVVIIKHTNPCGASTGATVAEAYCRALEADPVSAFGGVIGINREVDAAAAEEIAKLFVEAIVAPSFTSEALERFGAKKNLRLLEISPADTPRVLKQVSGGMLVQDADRLRIREGELQIVSKRAPTAEELRALLFAWRVCKHVKSNTIVYARFSGGHGQTVGIGAGQMSRVDAARFGAMKAVLPLNGTVAASDAFFPFADGLEVVAQAGATAVIQPGGSVRDAEVIEAADRLGVAMAFTGVRHFRHG; via the coding sequence ATGATTGAACACGACGTTGCTTCCTTAGCTGCTCCTACCGATCTTCGGCAGATCCGCCGCGCTCTCCTCTCTGTTACTGACAAGACAGGACTTGTTGATTTTGCTCGAGTTCTTGCGTCGTTCGGCGTGGACCTGGTTTCAACCGGGGGAACCGCCCGTGCGCTACGAGAAGCGGGTCTGCCCGTGCGCGATATTAGCGACCTGACCGGATTTCCCGAGATGCTCGATGGCCGCGTGAAGACCCTTCATCCGAAGGTTCACGGTGGGATTCTGCATATCCGTGATAACGCGGAACATATGGCTTCGGTCGCTGAACACCAGATAGAACCGATCGATATGGTGGTGGTGAACCTGTATGCGTTCGAGAAGACGGCGAATCGGCCCGGGGTTGCTTTCGCGGAGGTGATCGAAAATATTGATATCGGTGGACCCTCGATGGTCCGGTCGGCGGCGAAGAACTTCGCGGACGTCGCGATTGTGACCTCAGTCGCGGACTATTCTCGATTGGCGGATGAGATGGCCGCGAACTCGGGCGGTCTGAGTCACGCGACACGCTGGAGGCTCGCCAAGACAGCCTTCGCGGTCACCGCAGCATACGATGCAGGCATAGCGACGGCGCTGGAGAGCATCGAGACTCCGAGCGGCAAGGCTATTTTTTCGCGAGAGCAGTTACCTACAACTATTCGGGTCAATGATGTGCTTCTCAAATCGCTTCGCTATGGGGAAAATCCACACCAGAAGGCTGCGCTTTATACCGACGGCAGTGACAAAGGTGTGGCGAATGCTAAGCAGCTACAAGGGAAAGAACTCAGCTACAACAACATCGTGGATCTTGACGCTTGCTGGGAGTTGGTAAGTGAGTTCGACGAGCCGGCGGTTGTCATTATCAAACACACCAACCCCTGTGGAGCTTCGACCGGAGCCACCGTTGCGGAAGCGTATTGCCGTGCTCTTGAGGCCGATCCGGTGTCGGCCTTTGGCGGAGTGATTGGGATAAACCGCGAGGTGGATGCCGCAGCAGCAGAGGAGATTGCGAAGCTGTTCGTCGAGGCTATCGTCGCGCCTTCGTTCACTAGTGAGGCGCTGGAACGTTTTGGGGCGAAGAAGAATCTCAGGCTCCTTGAGATTTCGCCCGCTGATACTCCACGCGTCTTGAAGCAGGTTTCAGGCGGGATGCTGGTGCAGGATGCCGATCGGTTGCGGATCAGGGAGGGAGAGCTTCAAATCGTCTCCAAGCGAGCGCCCACTGCGGAGGAGTTGCGTGCTTTGCTGTTTGCCTGGCGAGTATGCAAACACGTCAAATCGAACACGATCGTCTACGCTCGTTTCAGCGGTGGCCACGGCCAGACGGTCGGTATCGGGGCGGGCCAGATGAGCCGGGTGGATGCAGCTCGCTTCGGCGCAATGAAAGCCGTACTGCCGCTAAACGGCACCGTTGCAGCCTCCGACGCATTTTTCCCTTTCGCGGATGGCCTGGAAGTTGTAGCGCAAGCTGGTGCCACAGCGGTGATTCAGCCCGGTGGTTCGGTGCGGGATGCCGAGGTGATCGAGGCTGCAGACAGGCTGGGCGTGGCGATGGCGTTTACCGGCGTCAGGCACTTTCGGCATGGATAA
- a CDS encoding dihydroorotate dehydrogenase: protein MRVTVAGVEFSSPVIAASGTFGYGIEFEDIVSLDRIGGLVTKGLSREAMAGNPAPRIIETPAGMMNAIGLQNMGVRAFIAEKLPKLRKITGTVIIANVFGFTIEDCVAVIQALNDAPGVAMYELNASCPNTSHGGMVFGTDPPQLWELVARCKAAARRPLMVKLSPNVTDIGLMARVAADGGADAVSLVNTFVSLAIDVETRRPRIANITGGLSGPAIKPIAVRMVHEVSKNVTIPIVGMGGVVRAEDAVEFMMAGATAVQVGTASYADPRAVENVANGLKRWCVAHQVLHVSSLTGSALL from the coding sequence ATGCGGGTGACCGTCGCCGGTGTTGAGTTTAGCTCGCCGGTGATTGCGGCAAGCGGAACGTTCGGTTATGGGATCGAGTTTGAAGATATTGTTTCTCTGGATCGCATCGGAGGGTTGGTCACGAAAGGGCTCTCCCGCGAGGCGATGGCTGGCAACCCGGCTCCGAGAATCATAGAGACCCCCGCCGGGATGATGAATGCGATTGGGCTGCAGAACATGGGGGTTCGCGCCTTTATCGCAGAAAAACTTCCCAAGCTGAGGAAGATCACGGGCACGGTCATTATTGCGAATGTCTTTGGATTCACCATCGAGGATTGTGTCGCGGTTATTCAAGCCCTGAACGATGCTCCCGGTGTTGCGATGTATGAGCTGAATGCGAGTTGCCCCAATACCAGCCATGGAGGCATGGTCTTCGGAACCGATCCGCCGCAGCTTTGGGAGTTGGTGGCACGATGCAAGGCGGCGGCTCGCAGGCCTTTGATGGTCAAGCTTTCACCTAATGTTACGGATATTGGACTAATGGCGCGCGTTGCAGCGGACGGGGGCGCGGACGCGGTCTCACTGGTCAACACGTTCGTCTCTTTGGCGATTGATGTTGAGACGCGTCGGCCTCGCATCGCCAATATCACCGGAGGACTCTCCGGACCCGCAATCAAACCCATTGCGGTGCGGATGGTGCATGAGGTTTCAAAGAATGTGACCATCCCTATCGTTGGCATGGGAGGAGTTGTTCGGGCCGAGGACGCGGTTGAGTTCATGATGGCTGGAGCGACCGCGGTACAGGTTGGGACGGCCAGCTACGCGGATCCTCGCGCCGTCGAGAATGTTGCGAATGGGCTCAAGCGCTGGTGTGTCGCGCACCAGGTTCTGCACGTAAGCTCGCTGACTGGTTCGGCTCTGCTGTGA
- a CDS encoding glycoside hydrolase family 88/105 protein, which produces MMFFSNVVTLQWGSGGVSRTGLLARTSRGFALVLLVGAVSMGAFAQTAPEVAPTAKVVPVDGNAAGDAPDDPGPLAKGLSTELKPKAIDAAIKKVADWQVAYAEPHFNKQWTFAALYDGLLAASKTTGDPKYRDAVLHLAERSDWTLLDARFPHADDQALGQAYMDLYRKDSQPVRMADTKAIMDRLIVRVDDPNKLLWWWCDALFMSPPVLSRMYAITKDRKYLDYMDHEWWLTSGSLYSQEEHLYFRDSRYFTQKQANGKPIFWSRGNGWVMGALVNVLRSMPADYPSRPKYVAQFREMAEKLAAIQSPDGLWRSGLLDPGSYDLPEVSGSAFFTFAIAYGINEKILDRKTYLPVVEKSWKGMLGHIYADGRLGSIQPIDGQPGKFKPSASYVYGVGGFLMAGSEMHRLAASKH; this is translated from the coding sequence ATGATGTTTTTTTCGAATGTTGTGACGCTGCAGTGGGGATCCGGTGGGGTTTCTCGAACTGGATTGCTGGCAAGAACTTCGCGTGGCTTTGCTCTTGTTCTGCTGGTCGGGGCTGTTTCGATGGGGGCCTTTGCGCAGACTGCTCCGGAGGTGGCTCCGACAGCGAAGGTTGTGCCGGTGGACGGTAATGCCGCAGGGGATGCTCCGGATGATCCTGGGCCACTGGCCAAAGGACTGTCGACTGAGTTGAAGCCGAAGGCCATCGATGCGGCCATAAAGAAGGTTGCCGACTGGCAGGTTGCTTATGCGGAGCCGCACTTCAATAAGCAGTGGACGTTTGCTGCGCTCTATGACGGATTGCTTGCGGCATCGAAGACTACTGGTGATCCGAAGTATCGCGATGCTGTACTGCATCTGGCGGAGCGGTCGGACTGGACGCTGCTCGATGCACGGTTTCCTCATGCAGATGATCAGGCTTTAGGGCAGGCTTACATGGACCTCTATCGCAAAGACTCGCAACCTGTGCGGATGGCGGACACGAAGGCGATTATGGATCGTCTGATTGTGCGTGTAGACGACCCCAATAAGCTGCTTTGGTGGTGGTGCGATGCTCTGTTCATGTCGCCGCCGGTGCTTTCACGGATGTATGCGATTACGAAAGACCGGAAGTATCTCGACTACATGGATCACGAGTGGTGGCTAACGTCGGGGAGCCTCTACAGCCAGGAGGAGCATCTTTACTTTCGCGACAGCCGCTACTTTACGCAGAAACAGGCGAACGGAAAGCCGATCTTCTGGTCGCGCGGCAATGGCTGGGTGATGGGTGCGCTGGTCAATGTGTTGCGGAGCATGCCGGCGGACTATCCTTCGCGACCGAAGTATGTGGCACAGTTTCGTGAGATGGCCGAGAAACTGGCGGCGATTCAGAGTCCGGATGGGTTGTGGCGATCGGGGTTGCTGGACCCGGGGTCTTATGACCTGCCGGAGGTGTCGGGGTCGGCGTTTTTTACGTTTGCGATTGCGTATGGGATCAATGAGAAGATTCTCGATCGCAAGACGTATCTTCCGGTGGTGGAGAAGTCGTGGAAGGGAATGCTTGGGCACATCTACGCGGATGGACGTTTGGGTTCGATTCAGCCGATCGATGGGCAGCCGGGCAAGTTCAAGCCTTCGGCGAGCTATGTGTATGGAGTTGGCGGCTTCCTGATGGCGGGTTCGGAGATGCATCGACTCGCTGCGTCCAAGCACTAG
- a CDS encoding tetratricopeptide repeat protein, protein MTLLLRASSLRHLRLIPAASLLFAAHTMIAQAPAASKGLVATSVQTDRASSYYHYGLARLYEDMAVNAGRSDYATQAVEQYKLALDADPNSRLLQDGLADLYFKIGRIREAVTAAQDQVTKNPDDIEAHTLLGKVYLRSLGDMQSSQSGQMLQLAIAEYEKLAQLKPNDVETHLLLGQLYGLNHDSGKAEAQFKAAQGIDANSEEVALNMARLYSEQGDPKRAADVLSAIPVDDRSPRVEFALGASYEQLKRNKDAIAAYHRALDAEPDNLDTERGLANALLGDGQLDEALKVLNGIVAAEPQDAQSQIHISEIERRQGHYDEALKTLDKAKPLAPDSLELTYNEALIYDSLGRYDDAIGVLIKLVADSSHPDGKYTDGEKANRSIFLDRLAIIYREENKTANAVAAYKQIAALGGDYVKTGYQGQIDAYRDAHQWKEATAAAAEIAKLMPNDHGIQLMYAGQLADTGSVDEGIALANAQLAATKGTSDERDSHLALAQIYTRLKRYQEASAELTSADALATKPDEKLYVAFLRGALYDRQKQYDLAEAEFRKALAIDPQNATVLNYLGYMLADRGVRLPEALTLIRKAVELDPQNGAFLDSLGWVYYKSGQYALAEENLRKANERINTDPTVHDHLGEVYEKTGNLKMAVVQWERSMTEYARSLPADADPADVAKVQHKLENARVKLAKVGTVSVK, encoded by the coding sequence ATGACACTTCTTTTACGTGCCTCGTCTCTTCGCCATCTCCGGCTGATTCCGGCTGCGTCACTTCTTTTTGCTGCGCACACGATGATCGCTCAGGCTCCAGCCGCTTCAAAGGGGTTGGTTGCAACTTCGGTTCAAACTGATCGCGCGTCTTCGTACTACCACTATGGGTTGGCGCGGCTCTATGAAGATATGGCGGTCAATGCGGGGCGATCGGATTATGCGACCCAGGCGGTGGAGCAATACAAGCTGGCTTTGGATGCTGACCCGAATTCGCGCCTTCTGCAGGATGGTCTGGCCGACCTTTACTTCAAGATTGGCCGCATTCGTGAGGCTGTGACCGCTGCGCAGGATCAGGTGACCAAGAATCCTGATGATATTGAAGCTCATACCTTGCTGGGAAAGGTCTATCTGCGTTCGCTCGGAGATATGCAAAGCTCTCAGTCGGGGCAGATGCTTCAACTCGCGATTGCAGAGTACGAAAAGCTTGCTCAGCTGAAGCCGAACGACGTAGAGACGCATCTTTTGTTGGGCCAGCTGTATGGACTGAATCACGACTCGGGGAAGGCTGAGGCTCAGTTCAAAGCAGCGCAGGGCATTGACGCAAATTCGGAGGAGGTTGCGCTCAATATGGCGCGGCTCTATAGCGAGCAGGGAGATCCGAAGCGTGCCGCCGATGTGCTCAGCGCGATTCCGGTCGACGATCGTTCGCCGCGCGTCGAGTTTGCGTTAGGTGCGAGCTATGAGCAGCTGAAGAGAAATAAGGACGCAATCGCTGCCTATCATCGGGCTCTCGATGCTGAGCCCGATAATCTGGATACAGAGCGCGGTCTTGCCAATGCGTTGCTTGGCGATGGGCAACTTGATGAGGCGCTCAAGGTGCTGAATGGGATTGTCGCCGCTGAGCCGCAGGACGCCCAGTCGCAGATCCATATCTCCGAGATCGAGCGGAGACAAGGGCATTACGATGAAGCGCTGAAGACCTTGGATAAGGCAAAGCCGCTGGCTCCTGACTCGCTCGAGCTTACTTACAATGAGGCACTTATCTATGACTCGCTGGGTCGTTATGATGATGCGATCGGGGTGCTGATCAAGCTGGTGGCTGACTCTTCGCATCCGGATGGAAAGTACACGGATGGAGAGAAGGCCAATCGCTCGATCTTCCTCGATCGGCTGGCGATCATCTATCGCGAGGAGAACAAGACTGCAAACGCTGTTGCTGCTTACAAGCAGATAGCTGCGCTTGGCGGGGATTACGTCAAGACTGGTTATCAAGGCCAGATCGACGCCTATCGCGATGCTCATCAGTGGAAGGAAGCTACTGCGGCTGCCGCTGAGATCGCGAAGCTGATGCCGAACGATCACGGGATTCAATTGATGTATGCCGGTCAGCTTGCCGATACAGGTTCGGTTGATGAGGGTATCGCGTTGGCGAATGCGCAGTTGGCGGCGACGAAGGGAACTTCGGATGAGCGTGATTCGCATCTGGCTTTGGCCCAGATTTACACTCGCCTGAAGCGTTACCAGGAGGCGTCCGCTGAGCTGACGAGCGCTGATGCACTGGCGACGAAGCCGGATGAGAAGCTCTATGTGGCGTTTCTGCGCGGTGCGCTTTACGACCGGCAGAAACAGTATGATCTGGCCGAAGCAGAGTTTCGCAAGGCTCTTGCGATCGATCCGCAGAACGCCACGGTTCTCAACTATCTTGGCTACATGCTGGCCGATCGCGGCGTTCGACTTCCGGAAGCTCTGACGCTGATCCGCAAGGCGGTTGAGCTCGATCCGCAAAATGGTGCGTTTCTGGATTCGCTCGGTTGGGTTTACTACAAATCCGGTCAATATGCTTTGGCAGAGGAAAATTTGCGCAAGGCAAATGAGCGAATCAATACCGACCCCACGGTGCATGATCATCTCGGCGAGGTCTATGAGAAGACTGGGAACCTGAAGATGGCGGTGGTGCAGTGGGAGCGGTCGATGACCGAATATGCTCGCTCGCTGCCCGCGGATGCCGATCCTGCGGATGTTGCGAAGGTCCAGCATAAGCTCGAAAACGCGCGGGTGAAGCTGGCGAAGGTCGGCACCGTCTCCGTCAAATAG
- the dgt gene encoding dGTP triphosphohydrolase has translation MALDLHRCAVVADPDDLLLTRVYPAPFRPSRTPFQRDRERIVQARAFRRLAGKTQVFTSRASDHFRSRLTHTIEVAQIARAAAAALGLQEDLAETLALVHDIGHPPFGHAGERALDQCLKRHGRGFDHNIHALRIVDHFEQRYAAHRGLNLTLGVREGIIKHSRDYSIEKHPDLTGLLLDQRPPLEAQLIDLADEIAYLTADLDDGVESGLLEIGHICEHVEIVARCYETVEREHAGVDEKFLFNEALQLMQNVLTDDLIENTARNVVAIGAQSLADVRRHSSRLALFSPEVEAERLQEKQYLYDTLYTCPALEHEHDKAEEVVTVLFDYWINDPEELPVNHFESVENQGLARVVADYIAGMTDSFILLQYAQIKRAVRR, from the coding sequence ATGGCACTCGATCTTCATCGCTGCGCGGTCGTTGCCGATCCGGACGATCTGCTGCTGACTCGTGTGTACCCTGCACCCTTTCGGCCTTCGCGGACGCCGTTTCAGCGGGACCGGGAGCGGATTGTGCAGGCTCGCGCGTTCCGGCGACTCGCGGGTAAGACGCAGGTCTTTACCAGTCGCGCTTCGGATCACTTTCGGAGTCGTCTGACGCACACGATTGAAGTTGCACAGATCGCTCGCGCGGCTGCTGCGGCGCTTGGTCTGCAGGAAGATCTGGCTGAGACGCTGGCGCTGGTTCATGACATCGGTCATCCGCCATTTGGGCATGCGGGCGAGCGGGCGTTGGACCAGTGCCTGAAGCGGCATGGCCGCGGCTTTGACCACAACATTCATGCACTGCGTATCGTGGATCACTTCGAGCAGCGATATGCGGCGCATCGCGGGCTGAATCTCACGCTTGGCGTTCGCGAGGGGATCATCAAGCACTCGCGGGACTACAGCATCGAGAAGCATCCGGATCTTACAGGCTTGCTGCTGGATCAACGGCCACCTCTCGAGGCGCAGTTGATTGATCTGGCGGACGAGATTGCGTATCTTACGGCGGATCTTGATGACGGAGTCGAGTCCGGGCTGCTTGAGATCGGCCATATCTGCGAGCATGTGGAGATCGTTGCTCGGTGCTACGAGACCGTTGAGAGAGAACATGCTGGCGTCGATGAGAAGTTCCTGTTCAATGAGGCGTTGCAGTTGATGCAGAACGTTCTTACTGACGATTTGATTGAGAATACGGCACGCAACGTGGTGGCCATCGGCGCCCAGTCGCTTGCCGATGTGCGAAGGCACTCCAGCCGGCTGGCGCTGTTTTCGCCTGAGGTTGAGGCGGAGCGTCTGCAGGAGAAGCAGTATCTTTACGACACGCTTTACACCTGTCCGGCGCTCGAACATGAGCATGACAAGGCGGAAGAGGTCGTCACGGTCCTCTTCGACTACTGGATCAACGATCCGGAGGAGTTGCCGGTGAACCACTTCGAATCGGTGGAGAACCAGGGTCTGGCTCGCGTTGTGGCCGACTATATTGCCGGGATGACGGACAGCTTCATTCTGCTGCAGTATGCGCAGATCAAGCGGGCTGTTCGCCGGTAG